A genomic region of Salinibacterium sp. NK8237 contains the following coding sequences:
- a CDS encoding ABC-F family ATP-binding cassette domain-containing protein has translation MLAVHDLELRVGARMLMQGVNFRVDRGDKIGLVGRNGAGKTTLTKTLAGELESTGGKIERTGEIGYLPQDPRSGNPEDLARTRILDARGLGSIVLKMRQAQDEMGSSDAAVSTAAMDRYGKLDDQFMALGGYAAEAEAASIASNLSLPDRILDQQLSTLSGGQRRRIELARILFSGADTMLLDEPTNHLDADSVVWLREFLKNFAGGLIVISHDVDLVEDTVNKVFYLDANRQLIDQYNMGWKHYLRQRQSDEERRKKERANAEKKASTLQAQAARFGAKASKAASAHQMVARAEKLLAGLDDVRAADRVAALRFPDPAPCGRTPLMGHNLSKSYGSLEIFASVDLAIDRGSKVVILGFNGAGKTTLLRMLAGVDEPDTGEVEAGHGLRIGYYAQEHETIDVKRSVLENMVSSSPNITEMEARRVLGSFLFSGDDATKQAGVLSGGEKTRLALAMIVVSGANVLLLDEPTNNLDPASREEILGALASYTGAVVLVSHDEGAVEALNPERVLILPDGIEDHWNKDYADLISLA, from the coding sequence GTGCTTGCTGTGCATGATCTCGAGTTGCGCGTTGGCGCACGCATGCTGATGCAAGGCGTCAACTTCCGTGTCGATCGCGGAGACAAAATAGGGCTTGTTGGCCGGAACGGCGCAGGCAAGACCACCCTGACGAAGACCCTAGCGGGGGAGCTCGAATCTACAGGTGGCAAGATCGAACGCACCGGCGAGATCGGATATCTCCCGCAAGATCCGCGCTCCGGCAATCCGGAAGACCTCGCCAGGACCCGCATCCTTGATGCTCGCGGTCTTGGCAGCATCGTATTGAAGATGCGCCAGGCTCAGGATGAAATGGGCAGCAGCGATGCCGCTGTGAGCACCGCTGCGATGGATCGCTATGGCAAGCTCGATGATCAGTTCATGGCACTGGGTGGGTACGCGGCAGAAGCCGAAGCCGCCTCGATCGCCAGCAATCTGAGTCTTCCCGATCGCATCCTCGATCAGCAGCTCTCGACGCTCTCTGGTGGTCAACGCCGCCGCATCGAACTTGCCCGCATCTTGTTCTCGGGGGCCGACACCATGCTCCTCGATGAGCCCACTAACCACCTCGACGCCGACTCTGTTGTCTGGCTGCGCGAGTTTCTCAAGAACTTCGCCGGCGGTCTGATCGTGATTAGCCACGATGTTGACCTAGTCGAAGACACAGTGAACAAGGTGTTCTACCTTGACGCGAACCGCCAGCTCATCGATCAGTACAACATGGGCTGGAAGCACTACCTGCGCCAGCGCCAATCGGATGAGGAACGCCGCAAGAAGGAACGTGCCAACGCCGAGAAGAAGGCATCGACCCTTCAGGCTCAAGCTGCTCGCTTCGGTGCCAAGGCATCCAAGGCGGCGTCTGCCCACCAGATGGTTGCTCGAGCCGAGAAACTGCTTGCCGGTCTCGACGACGTTCGGGCCGCTGATCGTGTTGCCGCCCTGCGCTTCCCCGATCCTGCTCCCTGTGGTCGTACCCCGCTGATGGGCCACAACCTCAGCAAGAGCTACGGCTCGCTCGAAATCTTTGCATCCGTCGATCTCGCGATCGACCGCGGTTCGAAGGTAGTCATCCTCGGCTTCAACGGTGCGGGAAAGACAACCCTGCTCCGGATGCTCGCTGGCGTCGATGAGCCAGACACCGGTGAAGTCGAAGCTGGTCACGGCTTGCGCATCGGTTACTACGCTCAAGAGCACGAAACCATCGACGTCAAGCGCTCTGTACTTGAGAACATGGTGTCGTCGTCACCCAACATCACCGAGATGGAAGCACGTCGAGTTCTCGGCTCCTTCCTATTCAGCGGTGATGACGCTACGAAGCAAGCTGGCGTGCTGTCGGGTGGAGAAAAGACACGTCTTGCTCTCGCGATGATCGTCGTGAGTGGTGCGAACGTGCTCCTCTTGGACGAGCCCACTAACAACCTTGACCCGGCTAGTCGTGAAGAAATTCTCGGTGCTCTTGCGAGCTACACGGGCGCTGTTGTGCTTGTGAGCCACGATGAGGGCGCTGTCGAAGCCTTGAACCCTGAACGCGTTCTGATCCTTCCTGACGGCATCGAGGACCACTGGAACAAGGACTACGCCGACCTCATCAGTCTGGCTTAA